The genomic window AAGTTCATGACTCGCTGAAATTAGGCGAATGATAGCATGCTTTTCCAGCATGCTGCAACCTCAGACAAGGATCATGCTTCAGTTTGTCATTATCCATTTTGGCTTAACATTTTTGTAATTGTACAATATGCTTTCTTAAAATGCAAAAGCTAGTAAATGAAGCTAATCTGTCAGCTGAATATATTGCAACATCTCTATTTCCTAGAGTATTAACTAACTTTATATGAAAGAATAAATTTGACTTGATGACATCAAATCATTTGCATCTGTACAACTCTATCTCTAGATTCAATGTACTCGGGAATTTTAACATATTCCTATCTGCTTAACATTTTCATGACAAGTTTAAGATTAGACATGCTTTCTACTTTGAAAATGAAAGAGCATAGACCAAGAGACAAATCCCACAGGATGGTACCATTAGTTAATGTGATTCCCATATCATTTATATGGGTTTCTGTCTTAGGATCAAAAAATGAATAAGCTTGCACTCTATTAGCAGCTCAATCATAAGGACAAGACTCTGACATAGTGTTTTGTCAAATCTTACAACAGCTTATGGTATGGTCATAAAATGGATTTCAGTGTAGCAGAGCATTAAAAGAAATGGGTTTATGCCAATTTTGGGTGGTACAAAATATAAGCATACCAATAGATGAATGAATTTTGAAGACATGGCAGGAGGATTCAAAACCATATCAGTTGGAGCCCATTTTCGATGTTATTACCATTTTCACTGGAGACTGTAGAATCACCTTGTTTGTAGAGCACTTCCCTTAAAAATCCTGCTCTTGCATGCGATCAGAAAAATGATTGGCTATGGGTTTAAACAATAAGTTATGTGCATTTTATCGACAGAATCTATTTTTTTCTGGTCTTCTCTGGAAGTATTTGTTAGCGGATGATCACTTTGCTCGAGTGTACTCATACTGTTGTACATTTCCTTCTGCCTATTTTCTTGATCTAGAATTGTTCTCTTTCTAATCTGAGAAATTTTCCTATTCTCTCTCCCCCCCACCCCCTTTGTGCGTGCACACGTGTGCTTGTGTGGGTATGCGTGTATAATGTGATGTGAGTTCAAATGCAAGCAATATTGTGCCAATAGCAAATGAAGTTATTTATGCATGAAGACAtagattttcatcattaatatactAATAGATGTTAAGAATTCTCATGAATAATCATCAAGTTAATATGGTAAGCTAGTTTTCAGTTATTTGCATGATAGCTGGACTCCTATATAAAATGTCTATCCTTTTCCAGAAAGAAAGGGTACTTCTGAaacactagattttttttttttctgagagaAATAAGAGTCTAAAACTCTAGATATTATTGTGATCATGATGCCATCTTGCTGAATGCTAGTCTTGACAATTTTTTTGTGCCCTAATATTCCAACTAATTTGTTAAGTGCACTCTCATTTATGACCACTTGTGGAAGATATAAAAGCTGATAACTTGTTTTAATGTTGGCAGCCCTTGTATGAATTCATCATGCTTCATGAAAGAGGGCAGGGAAGTTCTTATTAGTAGAATGTGTCTTTAAGAGCGCATGGTCAAAGAGTGGATCCTCCCACTTTTGTTAAAAAGCAGTTTAACTCCTTCCTTACTGgatttgcatgcttgatttctgCTACCACTGATGCACATTTGTTGATTTTTTGCTTTATTGTCAAGAAATTTAATGTACTTCTTATGTGAATTTTTTTCCTGTAGATTTCATTTGCTGGTGGAGTTCGACGAGGTAAAGCGAAGCTGTAGGAAGCGTCTTGATGGACACAACAGACGTCGAAGGAAGCCTCAGCAAGAATCTATAAATTCTGGGAGCACGTTCCCAAATCACCATGGTCAGGACTCAAgtcatcttctcttttcatgattAGGCAGCCCTCTTTTGATTCAAAATCAGATGTCATCTGGATCAGTTTTCTACCTGAGTTGCTAATGTTGAACATGTGTCTACACCCAATCTGATACCAACATgtttagaatttttctaaataaaGAATCCACATAGGAAGGGATTTTAACTCTGGATTTAACAACTAAGAATCTTGTACTTTTATCTTTCCCCCATTTGTTCTAATTTACCAAATCACTCTATATTATTTACTTGCATCAGCACCAAACTAATACTTGTTGGACCCAACCTAATGGAGAATCCATTTTAGCAGAAAGAATCATGGTATCATATGAATCTAAATTCAAGGACCCATCACCTGTCTTATTCTTGTATAACCTCCAGGTTCTGACCTATAATactagagcatgtctaagaacaGAAAACATACCAAGTTCCAGAAATCTAGTTGTGCATATAGATTCATATTTTCATGGATATTCCTTTTTGTtttagttttttctttttctcacagTGAACTGCCTATTTTATGTTCTTTaattgatccttaaacaagtgtTCTATTTTATAGATTTTGTATGGTTCTTCTTGTACTTCTGTATATTAACAATTGTATTCCATTTAAAATATGCACATTCAGATATCTGTAGCTGTGGAGCCATTGTTGAATATTTATGTATACTTCAAATAAACTTGCTTGCAAATTGAAATGTGGTCATCTTAAAAATTTCAGGAGTGTAGAATTTTACACAAGGTGCTGCCAGTGCCCTAAAAATACAGAAATCGTATAGCTCAAGCATTCTATGATGAAATGGAGACACATGAATCATGATAAATAACTGTACTTGATCATAAACAAAATTCTATGTGTTCTTACCTTATGAAAACATGCCATTTTGTCCAAACAAATCTTTTCATTGCCTATAATTTCCAAATGTTATAATGGTATATGCATCAGCTTTGTTAAAACTAAAATCTTTCTTCCTCTGCAGTGACAGGGTTCTTGACATATCCACAAATATTCGCAACTGCTACACCAGAGACCAACTGGGCTGGGATTGTTAAATCCAAGGAAGATGCACTGTATGCCCATTATCCACCCCTGCATTTCATGGATAGGCAGCAACAGTTCAGCTCCTTTCCCCGCAGCTTCAAAGAAGGGAAGCAGTTCCCTTTCCTGCAGGACAGTGACACTGCCTTCAGGAGTGGAGCAACACTGGAGCCAACTATTTGTCAGCCACTCAAAACCAACTCTTTGGCAgaaagcagcagcagcagcagcagcaaattCTTCTCTGATGGATTAACCCAAGTTCTTGACTCTGACtgtgctctctctcttctgtcATCACCAACTCAAACTTCAGGTATCAATGTGGGCCAAATGGTGCCAGCTGATAGGATCCCAATGGGTCAGCCTTTGGTTTCAACAATTCAGTACAGTGATCTTGGACGGTACTCTGGTTCGCAAGCTTCAAACAGTGTTTCACCGACCGGGTTTTCTTGTTCAGGGATCGAGGATGAGCACGTAGGTACTGTTTTGGTTTCTAATGCCAATGATGCTGATCTTCACTGCCAGAGTATATTTCATGTTGGGGGACAAGGGCCCTCAACCTCTCAACCTCTTCCCTTTTCTTGGCAGTAGGAAATCTTTTTGTAATTTTCCTTCCTTTTAACTGAAATCCTACCTCGGTCGCTGAGTCTTTTGGATTTGGAATGATCTTTGTACCATGCAGTAAGCTGCATAATAACAATTCTGCTCTACTTTGTGACATCTGACGTAGACCTTGATGATTTGTGTATCTTGAGGTGAATGTACTTCTTCCCCCTGTGATGCTTCGTATTGTAGAAGCTTCATTAGTTTTCATTGGATTGTGgaatttgatataattatataattcctCTGGTTTTTAGAGAAACTCTGAGACACAAACATGTGGATCACACATTCTCACACTTAAGGCAGTTTCCAGTCCTTACACTATTCACTGCTGCAAAGTATGTTTGAAATGGATTTTAAAAGTTGCCATTAGGTCATCAACTGGCATGATCATCACTATAATTTGGATATTTAAGAGATCTTGCAATTATCAGCAAGTCCATTGATTGCCTTTCTTTTTTCCAAGAGAGAGGAAGCAATCTACTTTTGACAATTTTTTAAGAGGCTTCGTGAAGTGCATCATAATTATTGTCTGTAAAATGAAAAGCTGTTAATTTCTAGTTAATCTTATGCATCTTGAGCTCAATATCACTCCACAAGCATCTGAGCTTTCtaagttttaacacttaaaagGAAAAATGTTGATGAGCTGGGACTACAAAGCATCTGGTTATCCTCTTTCTGGTTGATGATCCCAAGCTAGCTTTTTGTTTTTGTGCCCAATGTCCTGCTGCAAAAATATGCATAAGCAATGGCAACTTCTGGCTTGGAGCCTCTTGATAGAAAATGATATGCTGTTTGGTGGACTTTCTGCTAATGGCTGCTCAAATGCTTTGACATTTGCAAAACTCTTAGATACTTGAcaagaaaatttcattctcatgCACTTGGTACAAGATATACTCTGTGAATTGAAAAAATTGTCTCATGAGCTGTCCTAAAACCATAGCAAAGGCTTGGTATAAGTGCATCTCTGGTAAGGTGTATGATATTTAGGCCTTGTTTGGGATTGTTGTTGGCAGTAGAGCTTTTGAGAAGTAGAGCTTTTGGAAGTAGAATTTTTATAAAAAGCTATTTGCTGTTTGGTaaccatatttataaaatattttggaaCTTTAACATATGTTtggtaactaaaataaaaaaatatttttggtctGATAAAATGACAATAAAAAATATTGCATAGCATTGTATaataaagaataatataatattatatattaaaatattattatattatataatatttttcttatataaatataatataatattataatatattataatgttattataattataatataatttataatgtaatataatataatataatataattattattaaaatattattataatgtaataatagattataatataatatattattataatataattatattatattattattaaaatattattatgttataccatattattataatataataatattataatagaataTATTATATATCTATAACATAAATACTATtacattttaaaatattattttattatataatattattatcatataatataatataatatatactataatataatattattataattatgatgtaatatgtaatgtaatatataatggattataatctaatctaataataaattataatttaacatattatattatattattataatataataatattatattattataatataataatattatattattaataaatattgttatatcaaattatcatttaataatataataatactataatagattatattatatatttataatatatcataatattaatttattattatattatattatatttatagtataataatataatatgatttaattatgagattAGTTAGTGGATATTTctgtcattaaaaaattatttaaatcaaaataacttTCCGACATTAGTCGGGAAGCATTTTTGGAGAAAGCTTCAAGATAGAGCTTTTCCCAAGTAGATCTTTTTCAGCTTTCTggcaaaattaaaataactttttgattttttatcaaacatcattGTATCATCCTAAGTACTTTTTGAGGGTCAAAAAGTACTTTCTGATATTCTAAAAGCTTAGCCAAATAGAATTTTAGTCATGCATGATGGGCCTAAATATGGAGGCTGGTTCGGTAACGTAACATTTGCTGGTACTAGAACAAAAATAACGGTCAAATAATACTACATGTGCTGTATACAGAACAGGCCTTCATTCCCTATGTGCTTAAACTATGAAGACCAAATTAGTTCAACTTCGAACAAACTTGTCGCCAAACAGAACATGGTTTGCTCACAACCAACAGTTCCTTTAGAAGATCAGATTAAAGATATAGCTATGCTCTTCTGAATTGAAAAAAGCTCAGGGTCTTCCTTACCTGACAGGCAAAAGGACAGAAAGAAAAGTCCCAACTCCTGCCACCGTTCCTCGCAGCCACTCAAAAAATATCCATGGTCTACACAAAGCATCCAACTCAAATGAAGGTCAAGTACCGACAATAAGATCAGCTACAAATCCTTGGTGGGTTATTCTCTCCAGAGACAAACACTGATTAATTGCTTATGCTTCAAAGAGAAATTAACAAGGCCTTCTTCATTTTCTCCACCTCCAAATAAACGGTGGAATATGGAAGGAATTCAGAGAAATGGCTTTGCATCAGATCATTGATGGCAACAGCAAGCTTTGGGATCTCTAAGATTTCTTCATGGGTCAGCTTTCGAACAAACCTTGCTGGATTACCAGCCCAAAGCTCACCAGTTGGAATCCTTCGGCCAGGCAGAAGCACAGAACCAGCTTCTAGGATTGAATTGGTCTCTACCAAGGAACCTTCCATAAGAATAGAATGCTGTCCAATGATACACTCTGGCTCAATTGTGCATGATCGCAAGAGACTGTAAGCTCCGATTGTCACGTACCTCTCAATAGATGTTTCAGCTGGAAGTCCTGTCATAGAGAAATGGAAAGGAGATAAGATATCCATGAAAAAAGTGAACTCCAAGAGAAATAGGAACAGGGCAGCTCCAGTGACAAAAGAAATTTCAGGTTTCATTGAAAACCTTTAAAAACTGAACTGGCAGAACTTTCTCTTGCCAAAGTTGGCTGACAAAAGAAATTTCAGGTTTCATTCATATCTGATGATTATCATAATTGATGGAAAAAACCCTTAAATTAATCCGTGACACAAGGAAAGAAAAGTCGCAGAATAGTGGCAACACAATAACATATCTTCCAGCCTGGAGTGTCTCCTTCCATCCGACCATGCACTCACATACAATATTAAAGTAGATAAAACAGAGTATTGAGAGAGGATATGGTATGGACATGAAAAGAGGAACAAGGATTGCAGAGGTCcaggatattttaatttcatacagtGATGGACTCTCTCCAAAAAGGGCATCAGAGATGGTGCATGTTAGAGAGATGGAAGGGAATGCATTGACCATTCCTTTCTGTAACTTCAAGGGAAACCACACTATAACATCCCGACAGTTGCACAAATAAGTTTCAAACAAAATCCAGACTAACAATTTTTGAGAAGCTGCAACATACCTCTGGTAAGTAGTTGGAGGATCTCAAACCTTAAATAGTAGGCCAGGTTGCTAAGGTCTTGTATATCTGGGTAGATGAAAACTTAGATGACATCCAGTTGGTTGGTCTGAAGATTCAGGGGTCATCAACTTGACATACAGACTTAAACTCTCCTTCAAGGGTCACAGCATCTAGTGAAATGGGGCTTGCATTAGTGGAAGCACCCCTCCGATCACAAAGCAAAGGATCCatgttcaaatcttgaatgatgCATATTCAAGATTTGGGCCTCGGTATAATTCAGGGTGGGTCTCCCTCccttcagtcaaaaaaaaaaaaaagaggagaaaagaaaaagaaaagaggttaCTGCAACTACAGAAAATGAGCAAGTGAGAGGATGTACCTGAAAACCATAAAAGGGAAATTCCACCTCTTGAGAAGTCAAATGCCAAGAATTTGAATCATCCATCAAACCATTGTTATGCTTAGCAGGGTTTCTTCCAGATTATTGGATGACATTTTTTCTGTAAGCTTGTTAATAACATTTTTTTGGATTCAGCACTTTTCTAATAAATTTGGCATCTTATTTGAGCTGGATCTTGTAACAAGAAAGAAACATGACCCAATTATGATGCAGATTGAGTTTTTGCAGAAGAAC from Elaeis guineensis isolate ETL-2024a chromosome 9, EG11, whole genome shotgun sequence includes these protein-coding regions:
- the LOC105042145 gene encoding gamma carbonic anhydrase-like 2, mitochondrial; translation: MVAALALLSRTALPSSSRLLRSLSSEASAAAAAAPPPPTSADRVKWDYRGQRQVIPLGQWVPKIAVDAYVAPNVVLASQVTVYDGASVWNGSVLRGDLNKITVGFCSNVQERCVLHAAWSSPTGLPAETSIERYVTIGAYSLLRSCTIEPECIIGQHSILMEGSLVETNSILEAGSVLLPGRRIPTGELWAGNPARFVRKLTHEEILEIPKLAVAINDLMQSHFSEFLPYSTVYLEVEKMKKALLISL
- the LOC105042144 gene encoding squamosa promoter-binding-like protein 16 gives rise to the protein MDWDSKISSWGLPELEQHAEPNIGSVVGSSGVQGRQECSVDLKLGGLGEFRPPDRWKEQPRISNPVSSAGPSKRARAPSSAAPNVSCLVDGCKSDLSNCRDYHRRHKVCEVHSKTPIVMVGGQEQRFCQQCSRFHLLVEFDEVKRSCRKRLDGHNRRRRKPQQESINSGSTFPNHHVTGFLTYPQIFATATPETNWAGIVKSKEDALYAHYPPLHFMDRQQQFSSFPRSFKEGKQFPFLQDSDTAFRSGATLEPTICQPLKTNSLAESSSSSSSKFFSDGLTQVLDSDCALSLLSSPTQTSGINVGQMVPADRIPMGQPLVSTIQYSDLGRYSGSQASNSVSPTGFSCSGIEDEHVGTVLVSNANDADLHCQSIFHVGGQGPSTSQPLPFSWQ